A genomic stretch from Sphingobacterium sp. ML3W includes:
- a CDS encoding glycoside hydrolase family 3 C-terminal domain-containing protein, with protein sequence MKFNCCFSQLTILFLLLVCGGKQAMAQSKNYAFLDMKKSREERIQDLIARLTLSEKVQMMKHEFKGIPRLDIPAYDWWNEALHGVARTAEKVTVYPQAIGMAATFNTVAVRQMGDYTSTEGRALFNEDLKTGKTGKRYRGLTYWTPNINIFRDPRWGRGQETYGEDPYLTGQIGTAIVQGLEGYDPHYLKAVAAAKHYAVHSGPEHNRHSFNAEVTPYDLWDTYLPAFRQLVVKAKVHGIMCAYNRLDGMPCCGNNVLLNNILRQQWGFKGYVTSDCGGINDFASGHNTHPDNTAAVSAAVLAGTDLECGNLYQLLEQGVKQGALSEKDIDVSLTRLLQIWFQLGVFDPQELVPYAKIGREVIESKSHKAHAYKMAQESMVLLKNEHSILPLDPNKIKRIALIGPNANNGHAQLANYFGTPSEIITPLSSLQKRYGKQIAIDYFAGTEIMKKIDGGPSFEEIVKNASAADVIVFVGGITADYEGEAGDAGAAGYGAFVNGDRSTMASPEVQTTLLKELRKAGKPLILVNMSGSVMSFDWESQHVDAILQAWYGGQAAGDAITDVLFGRYNPAGRMPLTTYKSDADLPGFEDYSMANRTYRYFKGEVRYPFGYGLSYTNFEYDQLNAPAMVETGTDIQVTVQVTNTGERDGDEVVQLYVVHPKEGNDKVPNSALKGFQRVFVKKGRSQKITFTLTPEDLALVNEKGELIQKMGSVKIYIGGGQPGKSVGVEREITMQGTAYRPY encoded by the coding sequence ATGAAATTTAACTGTTGTTTTTCGCAATTGACTATACTTTTTCTATTGCTTGTATGTGGAGGAAAGCAGGCTATGGCACAAAGCAAAAATTATGCTTTCCTAGATATGAAAAAGAGCCGCGAAGAACGTATACAAGATCTGATTGCACGACTGACTTTATCCGAGAAAGTGCAGATGATGAAACATGAGTTTAAAGGAATTCCACGATTGGACATTCCAGCATACGATTGGTGGAATGAGGCACTGCACGGTGTCGCCCGTACAGCAGAAAAGGTAACTGTATATCCACAGGCAATAGGGATGGCTGCAACCTTCAATACGGTAGCGGTCAGACAGATGGGCGATTATACGTCGACTGAGGGACGGGCGCTTTTCAATGAGGATTTAAAGACCGGAAAGACAGGTAAACGTTACCGGGGTTTGACCTATTGGACACCTAATATCAATATCTTTCGCGATCCACGGTGGGGAAGGGGACAGGAAACTTATGGTGAGGATCCTTATTTAACTGGACAGATCGGAACAGCAATTGTTCAGGGACTGGAGGGGTATGATCCGCATTATCTAAAGGCAGTTGCTGCGGCCAAGCATTATGCTGTGCATAGCGGACCTGAGCATAACAGACATTCTTTTAATGCCGAAGTAACACCTTATGATCTTTGGGATACTTACCTTCCTGCGTTTCGCCAATTGGTCGTAAAAGCTAAGGTACATGGTATCATGTGCGCCTATAATCGTTTGGATGGAATGCCTTGTTGCGGAAATAATGTGTTGCTCAATAATATTTTACGTCAGCAATGGGGTTTTAAAGGTTATGTGACATCGGATTGCGGCGGTATTAATGATTTTGCCAGTGGGCATAATACACATCCGGATAATACAGCGGCCGTTAGTGCTGCCGTATTAGCGGGAACAGATCTTGAATGTGGCAATTTATATCAATTGCTGGAACAGGGGGTAAAGCAAGGTGCTTTATCTGAAAAAGATATCGATGTATCCTTGACCCGACTTTTACAGATCTGGTTTCAATTGGGCGTGTTTGATCCACAGGAGCTCGTGCCTTATGCGAAGATCGGTCGTGAGGTTATCGAAAGTAAATCACATAAAGCACATGCTTATAAAATGGCACAGGAGTCTATGGTGCTATTGAAAAATGAGCACAGTATTCTACCCCTTGACCCCAATAAAATAAAAAGAATTGCTTTGATCGGCCCCAATGCCAATAATGGACATGCGCAGTTAGCCAATTATTTTGGTACCCCCTCAGAAATCATAACCCCATTGAGCAGTTTACAAAAACGTTATGGTAAGCAAATCGCCATTGACTATTTCGCAGGAACTGAAATCATGAAAAAAATAGATGGCGGTCCTTCTTTTGAAGAAATTGTTAAAAATGCTAGTGCAGCAGACGTTATTGTCTTTGTTGGTGGTATAACTGCAGATTATGAAGGTGAAGCAGGCGATGCAGGCGCAGCGGGCTATGGTGCTTTTGTGAACGGCGACCGTTCTACTATGGCTTCTCCTGAGGTACAAACTACGCTTTTGAAAGAACTGAGGAAGGCAGGAAAACCTCTTATTTTGGTTAATATGTCGGGGTCTGTGATGAGTTTTGACTGGGAATCGCAACATGTCGATGCTATATTGCAGGCATGGTATGGTGGACAGGCTGCTGGGGATGCCATTACCGATGTGCTTTTTGGTCGGTATAATCCCGCGGGCCGTATGCCTTTAACAACCTATAAGAGTGATGCCGATTTACCTGGTTTTGAGGATTATTCGATGGCAAACCGAACTTACCGTTACTTTAAAGGTGAAGTACGTTATCCGTTCGGTTACGGCCTGAGCTATACTAATTTTGAATACGATCAGCTAAATGCTCCGGCGATGGTGGAAACGGGAACAGATATTCAAGTCACGGTACAAGTTACAAATACGGGTGAGCGTGATGGAGATGAGGTTGTACAATTATATGTTGTTCATCCGAAAGAAGGGAACGATAAGGTTCCAAACAGTGCTTTAAAGGGATTTCAGCGCGTGTTCGTCAAAAAAGGACGTTCTCAAAAAATAACTTTCACACTGACACCAGAAGACTTGGCCTTGGTAAACGAAAAAGGTGAATTGATACAAAAAATGGGATCTGTGAAAATATATATCGGAGGCGGTCAACCGGGGAAATCTGTTGGAGTGGAGCGTGAAATCACAATGCAAGGAACAGCGTATCGACCTTATTAA